The Brasilonema sennae CENA114 genome includes a region encoding these proteins:
- a CDS encoding IS607 family transposase, translating into MFKTPKETSSHFGVCLHTLRRWEKTGIIKAIRTPSGQRRYDITSYTGISANRGNGATITYARVSSRGQKADLDRQVAVLKNLYPDSELITDIASGLNFKRPGLKTLLGRVREGNVGLVVVAHKDRLARFGFDLIQWLLQQDNTRLVVLNQDNLSPEREMVEDILAIVHVFSCRLYGLRKYKTTIKEDKDLPRA; encoded by the coding sequence ATGTTTAAAACCCCAAAAGAAACATCTTCTCATTTTGGAGTTTGCTTACACACACTGAGGCGTTGGGAAAAAACAGGTATCATTAAGGCAATTAGAACGCCATCAGGTCAAAGGCGATATGACATCACGAGCTACACGGGTATATCAGCAAACAGAGGAAATGGGGCAACTATCACTTATGCCCGTGTTTCAAGCCGTGGACAAAAAGCTGATCTTGATAGACAAGTTGCAGTCCTTAAAAACCTCTACCCAGACTCAGAACTTATCACAGACATTGCTTCCGGACTCAACTTCAAAAGACCGGGACTTAAAACCCTTTTGGGACGAGTGCGTGAAGGCAATGTCGGACTTGTTGTGGTTGCCCACAAAGACAGACTCGCTCGTTTTGGGTTTGACCTCATCCAATGGCTCCTACAGCAAGACAACACAAGACTCGTGGTTCTCAACCAAGACAACCTTTCCCCAGAGCGAGAAATGGTTGAGGACATTCTCGCAATTGTTCACGTCTTTTCCTGTCGGTTGTACGGATTGCGAAAGTACAAAACTACAATCAAAGAAGATAAGGATTTACCCAGAGCCTGA
- a CDS encoding type II toxin-antitoxin system Phd/YefM family antitoxin, translating to MHQAKTNLSRLLSRVELGEEIIISNRGVAIAKLVPFSSSYNRRSSLGQDRGRFVVPEDFNASLPEDILAAFEGSQE from the coding sequence ATCCACCAAGCTAAAACGAATCTCTCACGGCTTTTGTCGCGGGTAGAACTTGGAGAAGAAATCATTATTTCAAACCGAGGCGTTGCGATCGCCAAGTTGGTTCCGTTTAGCTCCTCATACAATCGACGGAGTAGTTTAGGGCAGGATCGAGGGCGTTTCGTAGTGCCAGAAGACTTCAACGCTTCCTTACCGGAAGATATCCTAGCAGCATTTGAGGGTAGCCAGGAGTGA
- a CDS encoding AAA family ATPase has product MVKDLTEKQLEYTGKVQPQFGERDATGHLLYPYLPNEELIEAVNLAIYLERPLLLKGEPGCGKTRLARAVAYELGLPLEAWYIKSTTRAKDGLYSYDAVTRLRDAQLAATGRIIKDEDIPRISDPATYVKWGPLGRAFQNEQRTVVLIDEIDKADIDFPNDLLLELDEQRFIVEETGQEVQAKAPPIVFITSNDEKDLPDAFLRRCLFHYVEFPSPPRLVEIVNNHFPDSPKALVDKAVVRFLLLREEMRKDKGEGGKKVSTSELIDWFKVLRRFPQDEVLAKLDGKLPFAGVLLKSWDDHIRHLRQSRGRE; this is encoded by the coding sequence ATGGTTAAAGATTTGACTGAAAAACAACTTGAGTACACAGGCAAAGTGCAGCCGCAGTTTGGAGAACGAGATGCAACTGGACATCTGTTGTATCCTTACTTGCCGAATGAGGAATTAATAGAAGCTGTTAACCTGGCAATTTACCTCGAACGACCACTTTTGCTCAAGGGGGAACCGGGATGCGGTAAGACAAGACTAGCTCGTGCTGTGGCTTATGAACTTGGTTTGCCTTTGGAAGCTTGGTACATCAAATCTACCACTCGCGCCAAAGATGGTCTTTATAGTTATGATGCGGTCACTCGCTTACGCGATGCTCAACTTGCTGCAACAGGTCGTATCATCAAAGATGAGGATATCCCACGGATTAGTGATCCAGCTACCTATGTGAAATGGGGACCATTAGGACGTGCTTTCCAAAACGAACAGCGGACGGTGGTATTAATTGACGAAATTGATAAAGCTGACATTGATTTTCCCAACGACTTGTTATTAGAACTTGATGAGCAACGGTTTATTGTAGAAGAAACAGGACAGGAAGTCCAAGCAAAAGCACCGCCCATAGTTTTTATCACAAGCAACGACGAGAAGGATTTACCAGATGCTTTCTTGCGGAGGTGTTTGTTTCACTATGTGGAATTTCCTAGCCCCCCAAGATTGGTAGAAATTGTAAATAACCACTTTCCTGATTCACCTAAAGCGTTAGTAGATAAAGCTGTGGTTCGCTTCTTATTGCTGCGGGAGGAAATGCGGAAAGATAAAGGGGAAGGTGGTAAGAAAGTGAGTACGAGTGAATTGATTGACTGGTTTAAGGTGCTGCGTCGCTTTCCTCAAGATGAGGTTTTGGCAAAATTGGATGGTAAGCTGCCATTTGCTGGCGTGTTGCTGAAAAGTTGGGATGATCATATTCGTCATTTGAGGCAAAGCCGTGGACGTGAATGA
- a CDS encoding type II toxin-antitoxin system VapC family toxin, producing the protein MLDTQCWLWWFAQPERLNEEAMLQQGAKPLRAIKQIDDESNELWLSVASVWEMGIKVAIAKLPLSEPLDSYISSRMAQLGVR; encoded by the coding sequence TTGCTGGATACGCAGTGCTGGTTATGGTGGTTTGCCCAACCAGAGCGTTTAAATGAGGAGGCGATGCTCCAGCAGGGAGCCAAGCCCTTGCGGGCGATCAAGCAGATTGATGACGAAAGTAATGAATTGTGGCTTTCTGTTGCTAGTGTCTGGGAAATGGGGATAAAAGTTGCGATCGCAAAGTTACCGCTAAGCGAACCGCTTGACAGTTATATTTCTAGTCGAATGGCACAATTGGGCGTGCGTTAG
- a CDS encoding type II toxin-antitoxin system VapC family toxin, with translation MLSITASHAILASALPLHHRDPFDRMLIAQARAEDMILVSADPIFRQYDVSMLWAASL, from the coding sequence ATGCTCTCGATTACAGCATCTCATGCAATACTTGCATCTGCGTTGCCCTTACATCATCGAGATCCTTTTGACAGAATGTTAATTGCACAAGCCAGAGCTGAGGATATGATTCTAGTGAGTGCGGATCCTATCTTCAGACAATACGACGTTTCCATGCTTTGGGCTGCAAGCTTATGA
- a CDS encoding ABC transporter substrate-binding protein, with product MKPEVAKRRIESFEKRFGKAHLYLAYHAAFPLSLTPDLLYRLWANFQRDIHGQVRGIPWIAVSDLLLSSLCDEVGHELYEMDLAVRNVLLSRLKEDEKFGQLRIYELSDFLLEYVRQQLLSDDPDIRDFAQVQQWTALAYVQPSEAARELALAFSKLDDKNAAELVRMASLTETFAEPLAEFQPLLIYARGMGNFARGKLEVAKAELGKVLDERNQIKIAAVNLPIPEQIKVNQKKRKFTTKSIISVQKSIGAVVGIIFFVTVSSGRSFYKWVTPCPTGQQKLKGVFCVPGIVQQNNITNNISQGDRTLFPTIRNPYRDQGIKAFHEKNYQQAVNFFAQAVQYDRNDPEVLIYYNNALARQKDSPFTIAVVVPIGSQQNIAIEILRGVALSQNQFNSDSGFNGQLLEIAIADDGNDTQQAKQVAQQLLDDRSVLAVIGHYSSEATGAAIYEYQKAAEPLAIISPTSSSSQLQGETFFRTTPSVIKEGEQLAEYIRNQLGLTKVVIFYNLDKAYSDNLREEFTKKFEKLGGQSSIIDLAGMKQDVNRKLNESVSINQVQAVLLFPEQQFTRTALGIAKAKAESNNPRVRSLKLLGSSTLYDHTTLKEGGNAIEGLVLTIPWFREAPESKNFAQQAEQQWGGQISWRTATSYDATQALIQALSSNPSRATVLQRLQQVNLSPQETSGNTIQFTPQGEIQMEPVLIKVEGGRFKILQSN from the coding sequence ATGAAACCTGAAGTTGCCAAGCGCCGCATTGAATCTTTTGAAAAACGTTTTGGGAAAGCGCATTTGTATTTGGCGTATCATGCTGCTTTTCCCTTATCACTCACACCAGATTTGTTATATCGTCTGTGGGCAAACTTCCAACGGGATATTCACGGTCAAGTGCGAGGTATTCCCTGGATAGCTGTAAGTGATTTGTTGCTTTCTAGCTTATGTGATGAAGTTGGGCACGAACTTTATGAAATGGATTTGGCAGTGCGAAATGTGCTGCTGAGTCGATTAAAGGAAGATGAAAAGTTCGGTCAACTGCGGATTTATGAACTATCAGACTTCTTACTTGAGTATGTAAGGCAGCAGCTTTTGAGTGACGATCCTGATATTCGGGACTTTGCCCAAGTTCAGCAGTGGACAGCTCTAGCATATGTGCAACCTAGTGAGGCAGCTCGTGAACTAGCATTAGCATTCTCAAAATTGGATGATAAGAATGCAGCGGAACTGGTGCGAATGGCATCATTAACAGAAACATTTGCTGAGCCATTGGCTGAATTCCAGCCGTTACTGATTTACGCCCGTGGGATGGGAAACTTTGCCCGTGGCAAACTCGAAGTTGCAAAAGCTGAACTTGGCAAAGTGCTTGACGAAAGAAACCAGATAAAGATTGCTGCAGTTAATTTACCTATTCCCGAACAGATAAAGGTAAATCAAAAAAAGCGGAAGTTCACTACAAAATCTATCATCTCAGTTCAGAAATCAATAGGAGCGGTAGTAGGAATAATTTTCTTTGTTACTGTTAGCAGTGGAAGGAGTTTTTATAAATGGGTAACTCCTTGTCCTACAGGTCAACAGAAACTCAAAGGTGTTTTTTGTGTGCCTGGTATTGTACAACAGAATAATATCACGAATAATATTAGTCAGGGCGATCGCACTCTCTTTCCCACAATTCGCAACCCATATCGTGACCAAGGCATTAAAGCATTTCACGAAAAGAATTACCAGCAAGCTGTTAATTTTTTTGCTCAAGCTGTGCAATATGATCGCAATGACCCAGAAGTCTTAATTTACTATAATAATGCTCTTGCTCGCCAAAAAGATTCTCCTTTCACAATAGCCGTCGTTGTACCTATAGGAAGTCAACAAAATATTGCTATAGAAATCTTGCGTGGCGTCGCACTTTCTCAAAATCAATTTAATTCTGACAGTGGATTTAACGGTCAATTACTGGAAATTGCCATTGCAGATGATGGTAACGACACACAACAAGCCAAACAAGTCGCTCAGCAACTTCTTGATGATAGATCTGTACTAGCAGTCATTGGACATTATTCTAGTGAAGCTACCGGAGCAGCAATATATGAATATCAAAAGGCTGCTGAACCCTTAGCAATTATTTCTCCTACCAGTTCCAGTAGCCAATTACAGGGTGAGACTTTCTTTAGAACAACCCCTTCTGTCATCAAAGAGGGTGAACAATTAGCTGAATATATTCGCAATCAACTTGGCTTAACAAAAGTTGTCATTTTCTATAATCTTGACAAAGCCTATAGCGACAATCTCAGAGAAGAATTTACAAAAAAATTTGAAAAATTAGGCGGTCAATCCTCGATAATTGATTTAGCAGGGATGAAACAGGATGTAAACCGAAAATTAAACGAGAGTGTATCTATAAACCAAGTACAGGCAGTTTTGTTGTTCCCAGAGCAGCAATTTACTCGTACAGCGCTTGGAATTGCTAAAGCTAAGGCTGAATCTAACAATCCAAGGGTGCGATCTTTAAAATTATTAGGTAGTTCTACTCTGTACGATCACACAACCTTGAAAGAAGGTGGAAATGCAATTGAAGGATTAGTTTTAACTATTCCTTGGTTTCGGGAAGCACCAGAATCAAAAAACTTTGCTCAACAAGCAGAACAGCAATGGGGAGGACAGATTAGCTGGCGCACAGCCACCAGTTATGACGCCACTCAAGCTTTGATTCAAGCTTTATCCTCTAACCCCTCTCGCGCAACAGTTTTACAAAGATTGCAACAGGTTAATCTTTCACCCCAAGAAACGTCGGGGAATACAATCCAATTTACGCCACAAGGAGAGATACAAATGGAACCCGTTCTTATTAAAGTTGAAGGAGGTCGATTCAAGATATTGCAATCAAACTGA
- a CDS encoding ABC transporter permease: MRNRYLKVLTLFWSAAIEAELEYRINFLLATLSSLGNLAGSLFGLFLFYGNGYSFAGWRWEAALVVLGIFTLMQGFSATFLAPNLNSIVRQVQEGTLDFVLLKPIRSQFWLSTRTISPWGLPDIIFGSIIIGYAGTKLGLGIDDYLISTIPLCFSFVILYSLWFMLGSTSIWFVKISNVTEVLRGLLEAGRYPMVAYPTAYRFFFTFVVPVAFLTTIPAEALLGRSQISWIVGAGVLALALFFVSTRFWRFALRFYTSASS, from the coding sequence TTGAGAAACAGATACCTAAAAGTACTAACATTATTTTGGAGCGCTGCCATAGAAGCTGAGTTGGAGTATCGGATCAACTTCCTCTTAGCAACCTTGAGCAGCTTGGGCAATCTTGCAGGTAGTCTTTTTGGACTATTCTTGTTTTACGGTAATGGCTACAGCTTTGCTGGGTGGAGATGGGAAGCAGCTTTAGTCGTCCTAGGAATTTTCACGCTGATGCAAGGCTTTTCTGCGACTTTCCTTGCTCCAAATTTGAATAGCATTGTCCGCCAAGTACAAGAAGGTACATTGGACTTTGTTCTACTCAAACCCATCCGCAGCCAGTTTTGGCTTTCTACCCGTACCATATCACCTTGGGGACTTCCAGATATAATTTTTGGTAGCATCATCATTGGCTACGCAGGTACAAAACTCGGTTTAGGAATAGACGACTACCTCATCAGTACAATTCCCTTATGTTTTAGCTTTGTCATTCTTTACAGCTTGTGGTTCATGCTAGGATCTACTAGCATCTGGTTTGTCAAAATATCCAACGTTACCGAAGTGCTGCGGGGTCTGTTGGAAGCTGGACGATATCCGATGGTTGCGTATCCCACAGCATACCGTTTCTTCTTTACCTTTGTTGTTCCAGTCGCTTTTTTAACAACTATACCAGCAGAAGCTCTGCTGGGTCGAAGTCAAATCAGTTGGATAGTAGGCGCAGGAGTGTTGGCGCTGGCGCTGTTTTTTGTTTCGACTAGGTTTTGGCGGTTTGCGTTGCGGTTTTATACAAGTGCTTCGAGTTAG
- a CDS encoding ABC transporter permease: MSGTVLPPKSDINWQQVASPQVYQVDATPNVFGEFVQETLALTRRLFIQLQRRPSTLIAGIIQPVMWLVLFGALFQNAPKGIFGNTTNYGQFLGAGVIVFTAFAGALNAGLPVMFDREFGFLNRLLVAPLVSRFSIVLASAIFIISQSLLQAAVIVTAAAFLGAGLPNVAGLGAIVLIVFLLALGVTAISLGLAFTLPGHIELIAVIFVSNLPLLFASTALAPLSFMPQWLQVVATLNPLSYAIEPIRYLYLHKDWGLNSVVMHAFWGDVTFGAALLVLLGFAVVALLSIQPQLRRTLA, translated from the coding sequence ATGAGCGGTACTGTTTTACCTCCAAAATCCGATATAAATTGGCAGCAAGTCGCATCACCTCAAGTTTACCAGGTAGATGCGACTCCCAATGTCTTCGGTGAATTTGTACAAGAGACACTTGCCTTGACGCGTCGCTTGTTTATTCAGTTGCAGCGGCGTCCCTCAACATTAATTGCAGGAATTATTCAGCCTGTGATGTGGTTGGTGCTGTTCGGTGCTTTATTTCAAAATGCACCAAAAGGCATTTTTGGCAACACCACAAATTATGGACAATTTTTGGGTGCTGGCGTTATTGTCTTTACTGCATTTGCTGGGGCGTTGAATGCTGGTTTACCAGTGATGTTTGATCGGGAATTCGGCTTTTTGAACCGTTTGCTCGTGGCTCCTCTTGTTTCACGGTTTTCGATAGTTCTGGCTTCGGCTATCTTTATTATCAGCCAAAGTTTACTACAAGCTGCGGTGATTGTGACAGCAGCCGCATTTTTGGGGGCTGGGTTACCAAATGTAGCGGGTTTAGGAGCAATAGTTTTGATTGTCTTCCTGCTTGCATTAGGTGTAACTGCCATCAGTCTTGGTTTGGCTTTTACCTTACCGGGACATATTGAACTTATTGCAGTTATTTTTGTCAGCAACTTGCCGTTGTTGTTTGCTAGTACTGCTTTAGCTCCATTATCCTTCATGCCTCAATGGCTACAGGTTGTCGCTACCCTCAATCCTCTCAGCTATGCAATTGAACCAATTCGCTATTTGTATCTTCACAAAGATTGGGGATTAAATAGCGTAGTCATGCATGCTTTTTGGGGTGATGTCACCTTTGGTGCAGCTTTGCTTGTATTACTTGGCTTTGCTGTCGTAGCATTACTTAGCATTCAACCTCAACTGCGACGGACTCTTGCTTAA
- a CDS encoding peroxiredoxin, protein MPLAVGSDAPAFTAKDTNGNTVSLSDFKGKTVVLYFYPKDDTPGCTKQACSFRDASEDYKSKDVVVLGVSADDEASHQAFTQKYSLNFPLLADSDKTLIKAYDVDGGGYAKRVTYVIDGNGKITNVDSNVNTSTHAGDVLAGLGL, encoded by the coding sequence ATGCCCTTAGCAGTTGGTAGCGATGCGCCTGCATTTACCGCCAAAGACACCAACGGTAACACTGTTTCGTTGTCTGATTTCAAAGGTAAGACAGTGGTTTTGTATTTCTACCCCAAAGACGACACCCCAGGCTGTACCAAACAAGCCTGTAGTTTTCGGGATGCTAGTGAGGACTACAAGAGCAAAGATGTAGTTGTGCTGGGAGTCAGCGCAGATGATGAAGCTTCCCACCAAGCATTCACTCAAAAATATAGTCTCAATTTTCCGCTACTGGCTGACAGTGATAAAACCTTAATCAAGGCATACGATGTCGATGGTGGTGGATATGCTAAACGCGTTACTTACGTCATTGATGGTAACGGCAAAATCACCAACGTTGACTCTAATGTGAATACATCAACTCACGCTGGCGATGTTTTAGCAGGATTGGGGTTGTAA
- a CDS encoding ABC transporter ATP-binding protein, translating to MAPAVYIENFKKRYGMVEAVKDVSFQVEPGEIFGLLGPNGAGKTTTLRTLCTLTTPDAGKIEVSGISVVDNPRAARRRLGYVAQEVALDKVLTGRELLQLQAALYHLPGAVAKQRVDTVLQLLGLQEYADKKTGTYSGGLRKRLDLAAGLLHAPDVLVLDEPTVGLDIESRFVVWDFLRKLREAGTTVLITSHYLEEVDALADKVAIIDRGVVIATGTPSELKDKVGGDRITLRIREFSPDEESHKAKDLLKSLSFVQEVIINSAQGNSLNLVVTPQNDALITIQQTLNSAGLPIFSIAQSRPSLDDVYLAATGRTLMDAELAAAGNRDQKAERKQSMR from the coding sequence ATGGCTCCCGCCGTTTACATTGAAAATTTCAAAAAACGCTACGGCATGGTTGAAGCCGTGAAGGATGTTTCCTTTCAGGTGGAACCAGGAGAAATCTTTGGCTTACTCGGTCCTAACGGAGCAGGCAAAACAACCACATTGAGAACTTTGTGTACTCTCACAACACCAGATGCAGGTAAAATAGAAGTATCTGGCATTTCTGTGGTGGACAATCCAAGAGCGGCAAGGAGAAGGCTAGGGTACGTAGCTCAGGAAGTAGCCTTAGATAAGGTGTTGACTGGACGCGAATTACTACAACTGCAAGCCGCACTGTATCATTTACCTGGTGCAGTGGCAAAACAACGAGTTGACACCGTGCTACAGTTACTCGGTTTGCAAGAATATGCAGACAAAAAGACTGGCACTTACTCTGGTGGGTTACGCAAGCGCCTAGACTTAGCAGCAGGATTACTCCATGCACCAGATGTGTTGGTTTTAGATGAACCAACAGTAGGACTTGACATAGAGAGTCGTTTTGTGGTATGGGATTTCCTGCGTAAGTTGCGAGAAGCAGGAACAACGGTACTGATTACCAGCCATTACTTAGAAGAAGTTGACGCCTTGGCTGATAAAGTGGCAATAATTGACCGTGGAGTTGTGATTGCCACAGGAACGCCTTCAGAGTTGAAAGATAAAGTTGGGGGCGATCGCATTACCTTACGAATCCGCGAATTTTCACCCGACGAAGAGTCACACAAAGCTAAAGATTTGCTGAAATCTTTGTCGTTTGTTCAAGAAGTGATCATTAATAGCGCTCAAGGGAACTCCCTGAACTTAGTCGTGACACCGCAAAACGATGCTTTGATCACCATCCAACAAACGCTCAATTCGGCTGGATTACCAATTTTTAGTATTGCCCAATCTCGACCGAGTTTGGATGATGTTTATCTTGCAGCCACAGGACGAACTTTGATGGATGCGGAACTCGCCGCCGCCGGAAATCGCGATCAAAAGGCTGAACGTAAGCAGAGTATGCGTTAG
- a CDS encoding DUF433 domain-containing protein: protein MSKESLLSGVSIDANIYFGKPCIRGHRIWVSLILDFLAIGMTIEDLLEEYPGIEREDILACIVYGAEMARDYYVEIPLGIHK from the coding sequence ATGAGTAAAGAAAGCCTACTATCCGGCGTATCTATTGATGCCAATATTTACTTTGGTAAGCCATGTATTCGGGGACATCGCATCTGGGTTTCCCTAATTTTGGACTTTCTCGCTATTGGGATGACAATTGAGGATCTGCTTGAGGAGTATCCGGGTATAGAGCGAGAGGATATTCTTGCTTGTATTGTCTATGGTGCCGAAATGGCAAGGGATTATTATGTCGAGATTCCCCTGGGAATCCACAAGTAA
- a CDS encoding RNA-guided endonuclease InsQ/TnpB family protein, giving the protein MHKTWKKWLAACRYCFNQAISMQRNSESRIGKLKLRNMVMQSDLPDWVKEVPCHIKQNAIFDAHQAYSASRDAKFRSVRNPQQSIKFNNSNLTNGKWYYNKTKKMNFVVSEPMPTSCEYGTQLVYKRGTWFAIFPEPFERQDSDSNKLIALDPGVRSFLTGYDGDKVIEVGGNDMGRVTRLCQYLDELISRSTKTNSKRRQSMRRAANRLRNRIQNLVNEVHKKTACYLTNNYRVIFLPYFESSQMVAKSSRKIRSKTVRNMLTWAHYRFKSTLKHQASKRGCVVIDLSEAYTSKTCGVCGHRHAKLGGNKVHKCPSCGTQTPRDANGARNIMLRALRDTSFTVNQDGIAIVSFGALLSNVQECSA; this is encoded by the coding sequence TTGCATAAAACTTGGAAGAAATGGCTAGCGGCATGTCGATACTGCTTTAATCAGGCAATATCAATGCAGCGTAATTCTGAATCTCGAATTGGTAAGTTGAAATTACGAAATATGGTGATGCAATCTGACCTACCTGATTGGGTAAAAGAAGTGCCATGCCATATCAAACAAAACGCCATCTTTGATGCTCATCAAGCTTATTCAGCTAGCCGTGATGCCAAGTTTCGTTCTGTTCGCAACCCACAACAAAGTATTAAGTTTAACAACTCCAACTTGACTAACGGAAAATGGTATTACAACAAAACGAAGAAAATGAATTTTGTTGTAAGCGAGCCAATGCCAACAAGCTGTGAGTATGGAACACAACTAGTTTACAAGCGTGGTACGTGGTTTGCAATATTCCCAGAACCTTTTGAGCGTCAAGATTCTGACTCCAACAAGTTAATAGCGCTTGACCCAGGAGTTAGAAGTTTTCTCACTGGATACGATGGAGATAAAGTAATAGAGGTTGGCGGTAATGACATGGGTCGAGTCACTCGTTTGTGTCAATATCTGGATGAGTTGATCAGCCGCTCGACCAAAACCAATTCTAAGCGTCGTCAGTCGATGCGACGTGCTGCAAACAGGTTGCGAAATAGAATACAAAACCTGGTTAACGAAGTTCACAAAAAGACAGCGTGTTATCTGACTAATAACTACCGTGTTATATTTCTGCCTTACTTCGAGTCTTCCCAAATGGTAGCCAAGTCGAGTAGGAAAATACGGTCAAAGACAGTTAGAAATATGCTGACTTGGGCGCATTATCGGTTTAAGTCAACTCTAAAACATCAAGCATCAAAGCGTGGTTGCGTGGTGATTGATCTCAGCGAGGCTTACACATCAAAAACTTGCGGTGTGTGTGGTCATCGACATGCAAAGCTTGGTGGAAACAAAGTTCACAAATGTCCGAGTTGTGGAACCCAAACACCAAGAGATGCAAACGGCGCACGCAACATCATGTTGCGTGCTTTGAGGGATACCTCCTTTACCGTCAACCAAGATGGTATTGCTATTGTTTCATTCGGTGCGTTACTCAGTAACGTGCAGGAATGTTCAGCATAA
- a CDS encoding tetratricopeptide repeat protein → METTATVVTDFIDYYQILGLEPEWDTEKLRIELRKKMAGTKARVNAATGKKKEEIDQLLKKIVKATKLLTDPEAKANYDQELAEWNRTATPEQQAAAAAVPTLPELWALIDAGRYLDAVEAGKRLINYTPDDDKAWEAYAYANFRWNDFANAIYASEQAIRCNPQNAEYYADAGQYLAAAERWNQAVAQLNRAIQIAPEQVSYKLTLADIHTKCGNWGDAEAILQGVLSQDSSNQTARSFMAIVVGARAEEKISEVISLADEGKKKEARKLLKEIKDDFEKAHKLAENDPDIRDLLNSESINVRRALGVNSYQRIFGLIVDSMLTLPGLLIASIYTSYTGYTGANATAYFFGILISILVVGYSWVYLAYKNNGQDLTKRLLGMQIVNDTEDSVPSLGKLTFRAILKPITLMVIYLVLAAMFFFSVLAGMGEANGADATGWIIGIMIGLFILSFRLLFDLLFITDKDLAPTVVGAFLFLHDKLTGTTVACSTKDDFLNFGKYHWY, encoded by the coding sequence ATGGAAACTACTGCAACAGTCGTTACGGATTTTATTGATTATTACCAGATTCTTGGGCTAGAGCCAGAGTGGGATACGGAAAAGCTTCGTATTGAGTTGCGAAAAAAGATGGCAGGAACAAAAGCCCGCGTGAATGCCGCTACTGGAAAGAAGAAAGAAGAAATCGATCAGCTACTTAAGAAGATCGTTAAGGCAACAAAGCTACTTACAGATCCTGAAGCTAAAGCTAACTACGATCAAGAGCTAGCAGAATGGAACAGAACTGCAACTCCTGAGCAACAGGCAGCTGCAGCGGCAGTACCAACCCTGCCAGAATTGTGGGCGTTAATTGATGCTGGGCGGTATTTGGATGCTGTGGAAGCTGGCAAGCGTCTAATCAACTATACGCCAGATGATGATAAAGCATGGGAAGCATACGCATATGCTAACTTTAGGTGGAATGATTTTGCTAATGCTATTTACGCCTCTGAACAAGCTATCCGTTGCAACCCTCAAAATGCCGAGTATTATGCAGATGCAGGTCAATATTTAGCAGCAGCTGAGCGCTGGAATCAAGCCGTTGCGCAGCTTAATCGAGCCATTCAAATTGCGCCCGAGCAAGTGAGTTATAAGCTCACCCTTGCAGACATTCATACGAAATGTGGAAATTGGGGTGATGCTGAAGCAATATTACAAGGTGTACTCAGCCAAGACTCCTCTAATCAGACTGCTCGATCCTTCATGGCAATTGTTGTCGGTGCTAGAGCTGAAGAGAAAATTTCGGAAGTCATTAGTTTAGCTGACGAGGGTAAAAAGAAAGAAGCCCGTAAACTTCTCAAGGAAATTAAAGACGATTTTGAGAAGGCTCACAAATTAGCTGAAAATGATCCTGATATACGAGATTTACTCAATTCAGAGTCCATCAATGTCCGACGCGCCTTAGGCGTTAATTCATACCAAAGGATATTTGGATTAATTGTTGACTCTATGCTGACACTACCAGGATTGTTGATTGCGTCTATTTATACTAGTTATACTGGTTATACTGGTGCAAATGCTACAGCTTATTTCTTCGGGATTCTAATAAGCATATTGGTTGTGGGCTACTCATGGGTTTACCTTGCCTACAAAAATAATGGACAGGATTTAACAAAGCGTCTTCTGGGTATGCAAATTGTCAATGATACAGAAGACTCTGTGCCATCGTTAGGCAAACTGACTTTTAGAGCGATTCTGAAGCCGATTACTCTAATGGTGATTTACTTGGTGTTAGCCGCAATGTTTTTCTTCTCGGTTCTTGCCGGGATGGGTGAGGCTAATGGTGCAGATGCAACTGGATGGATTATTGGCATTATGATCGGTCTATTTATTTTGTCGTTCAGGCTTTTGTTTGATCTGCTTTTCATCACAGATAAGGATCTGGCTCCTACCGTTGTAGGTGCATTTTTGTTCTTGCACGATAAGCTCACTGGTACCACTGTTGCTTGTTCCACCAAGGATGACTTTCTAAACTTCGGTAAGTATCACTGGTATTAA